The genomic window TCTCTCTGAGACCCAACGCCTGTGCAAAATACAGGCGTTGTTGCAGGTTCAGTGAGCTTGAGGAAGTCCAGCCATGCATAAAGAAACCATGAAAGTGATGGAGAGGAAATTTAAACAATGGTGACTGGATGGGAGAAGTGGTGTAGTGAGACAGGTGGGAGCTATGGTGCCAagcttgaaagaaaaatacagaacaaaGGGCAGAACTCTCAGTCTCTGAAAACAGGGAAGTAATAATGACAATAATTAGACCTTCTTGGCCAGTTCCATATGGAACCTGATGGTTGCTGCAGTCTGCTGGATACTGTCTTTGAAGACCCAATGCAGATTGCTAAGTATCTCCATTTtcctgcagtgtgtgtgtgtgaaaaaaTCTTGCTCACTGTGCACTCTTGAAGCGCTTGTGAGAAACTTGCCAGTTTAAAAGCTGGTGTTTACTTGATCTGTAGGTGGATAAGGACATGTAGGGGTAGCAAGGCAACATGTGTTGCAATAAAATACATAGTGTAGTGTCTTGGCTTAAGTCCAGTGGAGCAAAAAGAAATAAGCTTGTGTGGTCTGCCTGagagttatttttttattctattattAATGGATATCTGGTTTCTGTCTCACAGGAATTATCTTTATGGGTTCCTCTCGGTTTTAGCATTAGAAACCAATAAAAGGTCATGAGATTTTttcctgtgcccacagccctgaTATAATGTTCTAGGGAACTCAGTAAAAATTGTCTGGAAAGTGTAAATTGAAGGAGTGTTCTGCTTTCTCACCTCAGAGGTTGGTCTTGCAAACCCATAACTCTGGGGAAGGGCATCCCTGGAGGCATGCAGGTAGCAAGTGTCAGCTTCTCCTCACAGGGAAAGGAACATTGCCAAGGAAAGGggtctcacctcctcctctcccacatTATAGCTAGTGGCTGATGCTGGCACCAGATGTGCATTACTGTGGCATTCAAATTGGATTAAAATACGTAAAAAGCAGGCTCTGTGCTCAAGTCTTCCCTTTTGAGGGGAGCACAGAGGAGTTTTAGTGTTGCTCCTACTGCCACATTCAGGAATCATAACAGACCCTACTAACAGGATGGTTTGATTGtagttaaaaataaagttttatcATTCTAAGAATTAAAATTGTAAGTACAATGAACAGGATGCATTTATCATAATAAAGATGTAAGGAACTCTTGGAAAGGGTGGCTAGCTGAGCCTGAATCAGAGGATTGCAGGGGAAGCAAACTTAGCACCACCCTGtttatttaatatctttattaCTTTAGGAATGTAATAAacagttttaattaaaacataCAAACAGTATTAAAGTATTGCACAGCTATGTAGGCTTCACCCTGATGAAACACATCTGAATTTAACCATtcatttggaaaggaaaagggtAAGAATTATACATGCATCTAAGTAATACATCTGTTTCACAGAACCTCATCCAAATGAAGGTATTTCTGTGGAAAATTAAGAGCAGACTTGAGCTATCAGAGCCTAACTCTGAAATGACTTTTGCCGTAGATAGCACCTGGCCATTCCTTTGGTCCCAGTAAGTGAGATGGTTTCAGTTCACATGTCCTGATGAgaggggattttttcagaaaaaagcTGGAGCCATCCATAGGTCAAAATCAGCATCTTGATGTCTACTAAGAAATGCAGAGGAAGTCAAGATAGTGTAGTGCCTTCTGCTAATCAAAGAAGTTACACCTTATCCACTTTAAAAATATGTTCAGTGCTGTTACCTGTAGCTCCTTCTTATAATAAAACAAGAACAGAGGAGAAAAGATGTCTTTTCAAAATATGATCTTCAAGCACATGGCACCTGAGTGTTTGGTCAGTTTAACTTTAAGCCACTGGTCGCTGCTTGGTTTCTTAGAACAGATGGGGaaataatttggttttcctTAGTAATGAAAATTATAGTTTTAAATATCTTCCATGATACATCTACAGCCAGATAGCTGTAGAACATGAAAGCCATTATATTGACAAAGTCCTTCACAATGTCTAATCTGACCTGAATTGGATGAAACCAACACTTTAGGAATAAAGGAGTTGTGCATCTGCTTGCAGTCAGGGAGTTGAACCATTTGTCCCTTTctattttcatatttctcttTAAATTTCTGTCTTTCCTCTTGAGTATATGTACCCTTTTATCATGCCAGCTATAGGACTTCCATTGGCGTGTCTATTGAGTATAGTATTTACTGAAGTCACTAGAAAGGGTTTGGCAAGAAACCCATTTTGCTCTGCAGGGGCTTATGGCCAAATGACAACAGTGGCCAGCCCACAAGGTGGGCTCAAAAGCCTTGGGAAATTGAGTCTTGCCTACATTTAACATTTTCCCAGTTGTCCAAGATAGAGATACTCTTATTATTCCCATAGCACTGGGAAAGCGCTGATGGGATAAAAGTGAGGAGATTCCAGTACAGGATAATAGAACAGCAGTTAGCTCCCTCTGTAGGAAAAGTGCTTCTAAGAATTCTAATACcagcagagaaaaagagagagctGAAATCATGGCTGGGCACACCTTCTGCCTGCTTCAGCAGAGAGGGCTGCAAACTCAGGAGAGAGCCTTGCCCAGAGTGAAGGTGCAGGGGCCTGTTCTGGGCTATTGGTGGAAGCTGTGTGAGCTGGCATCAGCCCCAGTTAAATAAATCATGTGACATGAAGCAAACACAGTGCATCCACACCTGGGTCTTACTCagtttggtgggttttgtgCTACACTTGTGCATACCATTTGTATACTCATGTCTCCTCTCCATAGAGAGACACTGATTTCACTTCTCATTGGAAACCTCTATGCTGCAAAATGATTCTCTTTAGTTCTGTTTCCTAATTTTCCATGAGATTAATAATTTGTAGAGAAATATGAGCTACTGTGAAGTATAGTATATATACCCTCCATTTACTAAAATCATTTATTCCCCTGACATTAGAccaaagaagaaacagaaaaatcagaaaaactcATAATTTTGCAGAAGGGAGGTACTACATTCCTTGAAATGCAGGTAAAAACAAACAATACTTCATTGAAATGCAGTCAGAAAGGATGGCgatgatttattattttattatcttttttcatttccaagCCCTcccttttcatatttttttattgttattatttaatAAGTTCCAGGCAGAGATATAATCTGGAGACCAAATTCTGAGGAATGGGTCCTTTCCAGAGCTTATGGCTTCCTAATGGAGACTGATTTCTTTGCCAGTTAGAAATCTACTTGCACGGTGCAGTTTGGATGTTGTTTGCAGTTTGCATGCATTTCCAGCATAAACCTCACTGAGAACGTTACGGGGAATGAGGCACTTCTGTCACGAGAATGCATTTCCTTTATATTGTCAACTGAATTTAGATTATGTTGAGTGATGGTGaactttatatttttattggtttttctATTAGCCAAGTGTGATAGAGAAGAAGCTGCAGGAAGGAGAATCTGCTGGCACTTTGGTTACTTCTCATCAAATCATTATCCAGAAAAGTATCCCATCATCCCTAGAGGTTATTTTTAACTCATTTGATTTTAAACTACATCATTTGCTTAGTTAAATACAGAAGTTACAGTCTTAAAGTCAAATAACTGGATGCTGATTGCATAGTCAAAGCAAATCACATAGCACATTTGcatgaggaggaaaaaagatgCTGCAATTAAGTTTCATTCAGAATTTTTAGTAGTATGCTTAGTTTATACAGTTTGCTGTGTTGTGCTTCTCCATTTAAACAATCCTGAAGGGCGTTGATGTTCTAATGAAAACAAGGAAATTCAGTGCAGGCTACATACAGAAGAGTGCTATTCTAAAACGTCATTAACAGCATGTTTGTAACAACTAGGGTACAGTTGAATGAGCTTATTTGCCCTATTTTTGTAATTTGTTTTTGACTGTAGCTTTGTTAACCACTGCAATATGTGATTTTTAACCCCAAGTTGATTCCAATCACCACTATAATTACGTGCTGACATGCTATTTTGCTTCAAACAAATACAGAAATAGTGTGGCAAAAGTAATATTTTTGGGTCCATGTTATATGGACCTCTGAAGAGAGAGAATATGCAAAGAAATCATATTTTTCCTAAGGTGATTCTGTTTATTTGCTTGATAACTGCTCTAAGAGGTACAATGCTAGAAGTTATTATATGCTTTCAGAAGAAGCAACATGATTTCTTAAAAGTCTTCATAATTTAGTTCTCCTGAAGTACAGATAAACCTGCAGATATTCTAATTTAGCTTTTATATCTCAAATATAGGGCACTGAGGATTGGGTTATTATAGACAAAATACCCTCTGAGGTAGTTGATGGTGAATCGGAAAAAAATCTGGCATACAAAGTAGTGACTGTGAGCAGTAAAACTGCCTTTGCACCTGAGATATTAAAATCCAGTACCGTTCTAATGCAGAGCTTTGAGGACTTGGAAAGTGAAATACAATCCAATGAGGAGAATAAGCAGAAAATGTTCACCCTAGGAAAGTCCTATGATACCGTATCTGGGAAAATTGTAACCATGACAAGTAAAGCTAAAGAGGTCGAGAAAACAGTACAGCCTTCAGGAGAAACTTTGCAAAAACTGGAAAGGGAAGTTCAAGAATCTGTGAAAATCGTTCCAATAGTGGCCAAGTATGAAGTCCTCAAGCCTGTCACTGATGAGAAAGCCAGGCGGGGATCTGATGTGCAGAGCACAAGAAGAAAGCTGTCTGACTCTCTGACACCCATAAAGGAAGCAGAATCCCTATTGCAGAGTCCTGAAGAGGAGAGTTTGAAAAAGACACTAAGGATGGACCAGGATTTGCAGTTACTTGGTACACTGGAAAGCTTACAGCTtggcaaagcagaaaagcatctTGGCGGAGAAGGTGTAAAAGCAGGGGCGTTTGCCCGGACAGATAAGAGCCTGTCTGAGTGGAGATATTCCAGAGAACAGCCATTTACCATTGCTACTGCTCACTATGTTACTGAGTCGTCTGCATCAAGAGTAGTGGTAACAAGTGGCTTTGACTTCACGCCACGATTTAAAGATAAAAGCATGACTTCTTTTAGGCAATCCCTTCACACCACCCTAGCTTTGAGTTCTCTTGCTGCCTGGCTTTATGTTGACAGCAGCCAACCCggcttattttttttctctcatacTTTGAATCCGTCTCACAGTCTGAAGCAGGCATTATATAAGGCTTTCAACCTTTCTGGTTTATGTACTGAAATTCAGTATTGCTGCTGTGGCTTgttaataaaaggaaaaaaaaaaggtttgctTGAACCAGCAAAATGCCAATGCTAACAACTACGCTTTGTAACTATTGCTTACTACAGCCATTATGAATTCGCTCTGATTTATTTTCCCattcttttcctgtttccaACCTCTCCGTGCCCCTGCAaccttctctccttttcctccttctctgccTCTGGTTTTGGCAATTAATATGTCTGTGCATATGGGTCTGCCTTTTTTCTGTGTATGACTCTACATTTCTTTGTCTATTTAGACTAAACAGTCCACCAGTGAAAAAGCCTTGGATGGTTCAGATATCTTCACTTTAATAGAGTCCGCCAGAAAACCAACTGAGTTCATAGGAGGGGTTACTTCTACTTCCCATACCTGGGCTCAGGTGGCTGCTTGATTCCCTCCATTGATGTCATAACCATGCACCAATtacttttgcttttctcttattttatggtttttttgcACAATATGGAACTGTACAACTAATGCATGTATTCAtgtgtgttttcttttgatTCAATGGACCACAACAGAAGCttcaccaaaaagaaaaaaaaaaaaaggctacaaccaacttttcttttatttcattttattttggtcATTTTGTGGGGTGCTGTATTTTGCCTTTGTAAAACTCACACAATACTAATGAGAAGAACACCAAGATCAAAATTTCtcttcacttttaaaaattttgcttcttgctttgttttccatttccaCTATACTGATAACATCCCGAGAACAAAAATCCATGCAACGTGGGAGAAATAACTTGGCAAAATATAAtgcccattttttaaaaatttatgttCACAGTACATTAAGCTTGGGCGCTACTACAAATAGTGTTGCCTGCTTCTGATGCTGAGGGTTTTTTATCTCCTTCCCTGCAGAGAATAGAAACGACGACGTCTCAGGAGATAACTTCCAGTGACATGAAGCAAGCAGTTCAGCCGGATCAGGATACAGTGCAGAAGGTTGTACAGGAGACTGTAGTTGTCAAGGAGAGACATGGGATGGAGGTGCATGCAGGCGGGGATCCTGCTAAAGTGGCCGGACTTACGCTGGATGCCCAGGCTGAGGCAGCGTCGGCGGTGGCTGCCGGCGTGAAAGGGaaggagggctctgctgggactgagggggccaaggaggaaaaaagggaggaggctgggaaagccctaACCAAACAGGAAGGAGTCGCTGCCGCTGCTTCGTGTGAGCAGGCGGAGGAGCACAGAACAACAGTCCAACTTTCAGAGTCTTTGGAAAGAAAACCTCATTTTGAGGTAACTTGTTGTTAAATTGGTCATGTCTGTGCTGAATTGTGAATGTAGGCTAATAGTAGGCTAAGTTAATTCCTGTCATTGAAAGTAAAGTGTGCTCAGCTTGTATGATTGTACTTTTACAGAAAGCAGGTTTTTTCTCCTCTTATTTCCTCCTTGCATGTCACCTGCAAGGCTTGCTGCTGGTTTCCATCATTAGCAAAATGCCATGCATGTTTTACTTGTAACTGCTTTTCATGTTGCAGAGAAATACCAAATTTCATGGCATTTTATGCAACAGATAACAAGATCAGCTGGCATTCTGTTTGGGAAAGTCCATCGATGTTGGCAAAGTTCACATGTTCCCAAAGACAGGAAACAGATTGCTTTTTCCATGCTTGATGCAATTATAAATAAATGTTCTGTGTCTTAAACAGACAAGGTTCCTTATCTTAGCCCCATTAGTAGAATTGCAAGAGCTGTTTTGtgcagggttttttccccagagatAAAAAGGCTAAGCCTGGACAGAATTCATTCTCTTGTCATTCTAAGAAAATGTAGAATCACAGATTCTCAGAACAGTTCAGGCTGGAAGGACCCTCTGGAGGTCATCTGCTGCAGTCCTCTGATCAGACAGAGCCATCCAGAGTGAATTGCTGCTCAAGACTATGTCCAGAGAGCTTCTTCTGAGTATCTTCAAGGAAGAACATTCCACAATATCcttgggaaacctgtgccagtgttcaGTCACTCTTACAGTGAAAAAGTGTTTCCTGATGTTCTCAGGGAACCTCCTGATTTTCAAGTTGTGACCATTGCCTCTTGTAGCATTTAGAGCATTTTGGACTTTGTTTTTGTAAATGTTGCCAGCATTATATACGTGACTGTACCACTGTAATTAAGagaattttatctttttttttttttaatgcagaacaTTTTTTAGCTATTCTTTCTTtgcaccaaacaaaaaaaaaatattctgagaaATCCATAACCTCTGCTAAATGTTccaattctttctttttttgttcatGCAGTCACCAGTTGTGAAGACTGAGACTATAAGTTTCAGCAGTATTCCGGCTGGTGGGGAAACCCTTGAAATTTCAACAAAGGAAGTGCCAGTAGTCCatacagaaacaaaaaccaTTACATATGAGTCTTCTCAGGTAAGAAATTCTGCAAAAGACATGCTCTAATTTAATGTTCCTTTAAGGAACCCATTTCTTCACCCATCTTTAAGTGTATGCTTTAGAGTGAACTTTTCTAAGTTGTTCAAGTATTAAATATTAGTATGAGGAGGATGTACATAAGAATAACTTACCTGAGGGTCACTCTCACGTCCTGGTGTAGGGCCTTTCCAGAACATTGATGAAACTGCAGATTTAAAAGTTCATCTTCTCATCTGTGCTTCCAGAGGGGAAGGACAGCCTCCAGATACACAGAGAAATACTCACATTTGGTTGCCCTAACAGCAGTTTTTCCATACCATAAGATAGTCACTTTATGAAGAACAGTAGAAATAGTGAAGTTTAACAGTCCAGTTCTctattccctgtgcccaggatcATTTTTTTGGTGACTGCTTTTCTCTTCTGGTTTCTAGGTGGATTGTGGTGCTGACTCTGAACCAGGTGTATTGATGAGTGCACAAACGATCACATCTGAAACCACCAGCACTACAACTACTACACATATCACCAAAGTGAGTCCTCAGAAAACAGGGAGCTCCTTTTTCACCAGGGTGTATGCTATCTTAGCTTTGGTTCTATGATTTATTTCAGAAAGGGAACACATTCTGATACTCTCTTGATAAACTGTTGTAAATTTACCATAAATACTTGTCTTTATTCACCTGTCTTTGGCTATGCTGAGATTGATTAACACATCATCCAATGACTTGACATGAATCCTAACCCCTTAAGGTATGTCTATGCAAGCACAAAACCTTGCTGTACAGAAACACTCGATTTAGCTGCAAATGCTACCTGGAACTGGAAAGAGTATAACCATATTGGCATATTCCTGGAAGGAGCAACTTGTCTGAACATGAGGCTCCATTGACATGACTATGCCTTTCAGCCCTGAGATTAGCACTGCATGGTGTTGAAAGCACATAGTGAATCCATATCCTGTAGCCATAACAGGACATTCAGTCAGCTCCAACACCTTGGCTCTCTTTCTGGGTGGTACCCTGAGGAACTTGCCCACAGCCAGACCAAAAGTTCATCTGCACAGACAAACCATGCTTTGTCTTCCAGATTCTAAGGTAGCATTTAAATAACAGTTCCTCCCTAAATAGAAATTCTCTTAGTCTTGTAACAGCTCTCCTACCAATATTCACTGAGTACAGGATTTCATCTTTCTGCAGTGAAGTTCCCTCATTAGTAGATGAGCCATACAAAGGCCATGCCACCCCGTATGCCATTCTGAAGCATGCAGTTGGACTTAAATAGGTCTGAATATGGGGCTGTCTGTACTCTCATTCTGTTTTTCATGGGAAAAGTTTGGCATTTTTGACACACAAACAGCTCTTTTGATGCATGTGCAGATTAACTCAAACTATAAAATTACCTGTCTTGGAAGGACATCTGGAGGTCATTAGTCCATTCAGAGCCTTCAGGCCAACTCCAGAGCTGCTCACTTGCAGTCCAGGTTGTCCCCTCTTTGAGCTGTTTTGGTCCAGGCATGAGAGGGTTCCTGCACTGATCATTCTGGGGATGAGTAGCAGCACTCTAAAGTGAGTTACTGACATGCATTTTCATCCCTCCCATCTAGACTGTGAAAGGAGGCATCTCAGAGACAAGAATTGAAAAACGGATAGTCATCACAGGAGATGCAGATATTGATCATGATCAGGTAAAAGCTACAAACTGCTAAAAAGGCTGCCCTGAAGACTGCAAAAGAGAACATTTCTAAACATTGCTTTGACAGATATTATCCATACTGGCATGCCTTATATTAAACTGGAATAGTAGTTAAATCAGTGATGgtatatttcatattttaatcATTTTCCTCATTTGTAAATTGTGTAATATGTCATGAATCTCTCCACCTTGCTATTGATCATGCATGTTCCACCTCCTTTTTGTTTCTGCCCTTCTGTGGTTTCCTTGGGATAGGCGCTGGCTCAGGCAATTAAAGAAGCCAAAGAGCAGCACCCTGACATGTCAGTGACCAAAGTAGTGGTACATAAAGAGACAGAAATCACACCAGAAGATGGGGAGGATTGACCACAGGTAAGAGGACCAGATGATTTTCCTAGGCATTTACTGGGCTGGCATGTTGCAGATGTTGTTCTCCTACCATATTTCACCTTTAACTCTTCACTTTCTCTCACTGGCATTTTCAAATTGCTGGTTATCAGTTCTGATATTTGAAAGTAAACCACATTCAGCTCTAGACATCTGTCTTCATTAAACAGTGccagctggagaaagagaaaCTACTCATTTGCTTTCGTTGGCTCTCTGAAAAGTCCTCATTGTCCATGCTTTGTTATAGTCTAATTTTCTACTTCTGAAGTCATAAAAAATCTGTTGTCCGCTTTTGTGTCATTTAAGAACAAAAACAATTTGTTCTTAAAGGTGtgcatttttgtttaaaaatgccAAGGGAAAAAACCTACAGCTGCTTTTTAAATGTCTTGTGCAGATATGTTGAAAGTTATGCTTCAATTCCTGACTTGCAAAGATATGGTCCAACTTGCTTTTAAACGCAGTGAATTAGTTTGTCGGTATTTGGGTGTCTTGGCTTTCTTGTACTTGAAAGAACATTTAATGTTTTAAAGCAGCATTGTTTATCAGGATGAGATGATAATGCAGCTTTCCTTGCGTCTAGCTTTTCCTCAGCAAAGGCATGCTCCCCAGTAGTGGCTGGCTAAACAGACGCCTcaatatttctatatttattcTGTGTGCAGAAACATGTCATGCATACTAACCTGCTACGCAAAAGCTCTTAATGCCAGCACCATTGCACAAATTGCTTTGAATGCTGTATgcagaaggggaagaaaaagctgCTTGTCAGATTTGTTGAATCGATAGCAGCATTTTATTCTTAAAACAATATGTATTCCCTAGCACTTGGTGTAAGTAACAGAGTATAATGCACAGCACCTTTTGAAGCTCTTTGGCTCTCCTGCTTTTGGATATACAGACCCtaaagaaaactgaatttcagTGTCAGTTATTTATTTGGAAGATGGAACCAGTCACTAAGGAGTGAGTAGCTGTGATTCTTGTGGTATTCTGCTAATTGTTTCAGAGACAGCTCAATGTGGCTTGCTTAAAAGTCTATTGATGTCACTAATTTTTTCCATTGGCGTCAGTGGACTTTGGATTTGGTCCAAGTTGCTTATAGTGGGATATGCCATTTTCAAACAGCTTTTCTTGTATGAACAAATTGACAGAATCTCTTTTGCAAGAGTGTAGTTGCTTTGAATAATTAACTCAGTTCTCTTTTCTGCAGGAATAACCTAGAATGCATATGAATCCAGACATGCATACCAGTAGGAATACGAGAACCTATACGGAGTCTCAGTTCCTGACTTGTATCTGACTATGGAAAATTTCAGTACAGAAGAATTGATCTTGACCGTTAATAAAGAAACTGGCAGAGATACCTTCCCATAGAAAGCAATCTGAATCAGCAGCAGTTAAACAATATTGCATGAAGCAACaataaaattacagaaaagcagcatttttaattttcttaaaatgtCTAAGTTTTCAGCTTTACCTGCACGTTCATAAACAATATAAACAGTGATCTCATGTAA from Agelaius phoeniceus isolate bAgePho1 chromosome 1, bAgePho1.hap1, whole genome shotgun sequence includes these protein-coding regions:
- the LOC143695683 gene encoding uncharacterized protein LOC143695683: MFVTTRGTEDWVIIDKIPSEVVDGESEKNLAYKVVTVSSKTAFAPEILKSSTVLMQSFEDLESEIQSNEENKQKMFTLGKSYDTVSGKIVTMTSKAKEVEKTVQPSGETLQKLEREVQESVKIVPIVAKYEVLKPVTDEKARRGSDVQSTRRKLSDSLTPIKEAESLLQSPEEESLKKTLRMDQDLQLLGTLESLQLGKAEKHLGGEGVKAGAFARTDKSLSEWRYSREQPFTIATAHYVTESSASRVVVTSGFDFTPRFKDKSMTSFRQSLHTTLALSSLAAWLYVDSSQPGLFFFSHTLNPSHSLKQALYKAFNLSGLCTEIQYCCCGLLIKGKKKGLLEPAKCQC